A portion of the Colias croceus chromosome 25, ilColCroc2.1 genome contains these proteins:
- the LOC123703156 gene encoding uncharacterized protein LOC123703156: MAATDGQVVVAASRWSEEGLYLREFVVKNRLPNVAKIIKGQYGGLGVPTLPSPGLQSTALVVSAGKRKKIIAQAIKLKEGRRMVSIGPRIAIPDTYKGYFELLSEEGRAVRCIESVSELARRKLDDGCLVREPVRVICAKTDLDGNITADGARNLPAGEVLMPRGEVFLGKSKYLKCTDSKGDTVLLSLDQRGKFSAIAKEENISGVHTAKTLLTKRLPITVRLVHGTPPRGLKSASHFVPEIRLLSIFEEDHVFALPLQKEGNSLIALPLAAPLKMLRCKNEEQIKNFMEFSRLVEKCNRLLIDVVDRIHVLDGKLGDPKRLLNAPLHAPPLIKTGYFLRRSASSDSANHHKHMNKHNHIYSSHRDENSIPDEYDEIDQIYDYVRGFAPLPKTIKASYCNDISRHESAPSSPAPTPIHMPLITEIKPEPPPIETIPTKKPLNQKAEKRSRKTAITPTPIKEKVLAPVPNLPKLYIKNNVSNTKSRMLFTQKSHSPTKETPSPVTSPIRPLTKGDSPIFNIRYKSLSNIHQAMELDGTLDSSHSGGRTSGDSGNGPKLPEKRSRKLSRPKSLTNLVWELKGCPVETNEKPKCRIKNEGYKKLGNKLSLGAQKRVPTLYL, translated from the coding sequence ATGGCAGCCACTGACGGGCAAGTCGTAGTTGCAGCATCGCGCTGGTCTGAGGAAGGCCTCTACCTCCGGGAGTTCGTCGTCAAGAACCGCCTCCCAAATGTCGCCAAGATCATCAAAGGACAGTACGGAGGGCTCGGTGTACCCACACTGCCCAGCCCCGGCCTTCAGAGCACAGCCCTCGTCGTCTCCGCGGGAAAAAGAAAGAAGATCATCGCTCAAGCCATTAAATTGAAAGAAGGCAGACGCATGGTCAGTATTGGACCGAGAATCGCTATCCCCGACACGTATAAAGGATATTTCGAACTACTCAGTGAAGAAGGCAGGGCTGTGAGGTGTATAGAGTCAGTATCAGAACTAGCTAGACGAAAACTAGACGACGGCTGCTTAGTAAGAGAACCAGTGAGAGTTATATGCGCTAAAACAGATTTAGATGGAAACATAACAGCTGATGGCGCGAGGAATCTGCCAGCTGGTGAAGTATTAATGCCCAGAGGAGAAGTTTTTTTAGGAAAgagtaaatatttgaaatgtaCTGACTCGAAAGGTGATACGGTATTATTAAGTTTGGATCAGCGGGGAAAGTTCTCGGCCATTGCGAAAGAAGAAAACATAAGTGGCGTTCACACAGCTAAAACTTTATTGACTAAAAGATTGCCAATAACAGTGAGATTAGTTCACGGAACGCCACCAAGAGGCTTGAAAAGTGCCAGTCATTTCGTACCAGAGATACGCCTCTTATCCATATTCGAAGAAGACCACGTCTTCGCATTGCCTTTGCAAAAAGAAGGCAACTCGCTCATTGCTTTACCTCTAGCGGCACCTTTGAAAATGCTTAGGTGCAAAAACGAGGAGCAAATTAAGAATTTCATGGAATTTTCGAGGCTGGTGGAAAAGTGCAATCGGTTGTTAATAGATGTAGTTGATAGAATCCACGTGCTAGACGGAAAACTCGGTGATCCTAAGAGGCTCTTGAACGCGCCCCTTCACGCACCACCGTTAATCAAAACTGGCTATTTCTTACGACGAAGCGCTTCCTCCGATTCAGCTAATCACCACAAGCACATGAACAAACACAACCATATTTACAGCAGCCATAGAGACGAGAATAGCATCCCCGATGAGTACGATGAAAtagatcaaatctacgattaCGTACGGGGTTTTGCCCCGCTGCCGAAGACTATAAAAGCGTCGTATTGCAATGATATATCTCGTCACGAATCTGCACCGTCATCACCCGCTCCGACACCTATACACATGCCTCTAATAACCGAAATAAAACCAGAACCGCCGCCCATAGAGACAATACCAACAAAGAAACCGCTGAACCAAAAAGCAGAGAAGCGATCTCGTAAAACTGCCATAACGCCCACGCCGATAAAGGAGAAAGTATTAGCGCCAGTACCGAATCTACCTAAGCTGTACATTAAGAACAACGTGAGCAACACGAAGAGTAGAATGTTGTTCACACAGAAGAGTCATTCGCCGACGAAAGAGACCCCTAGTCCAGTAACTAGTCCAATAAGACCGTTGACGAAAGGTGATTCCCCGATATTTAATATACGTTACAAAAGTCTGTCGAACATACACCAAGCTATGGAATTAGATGGTACTTTGGACTCGAGTCACTCCGGCGGCAGAACGTCTGGTGATTCTGGCAACGGGCCAAAATTGCCAGAAAAACGTTCGCGCAAACTGAGCAGGCCAAAGTCGTTGACGAATCTAGTGTGGGAGCTGAAAGGCTGTCCCGTTGAAACGAATGAGAAACCAAAATGTAGAATTAAAAACGAGGGTTACAAGAAACTTGGGAACAAGTTGTCTCTGGGAGCGCAGAAGAGAGTTCCCACGCTGTATCTTTAG